Sequence from the Malaciobacter pacificus genome:
GTCTATAGTATTTAAAAACTCTATATAAAAATCTATCAACCTTCTTAATTGTATTTCAAAAACTTTTCTTATCTCCTTCATCTTATTTTTTTCATTTTTTAAAAATTTATCATTAAAATGATAATATAAATAAGGTACTATAGTACTATAATACCTACTAAATATTATTTTGATAAAGCTTGAATTAAAGGGAATATTAGAGTAAAGTTTTTCAGATAAGCTTAAATAAGTCTTTTCAAAATGTTCAAAATTATTAATCTCAAAATACTTTAACTTGTCAAATTCAACTAAAAATGTTTCTAAATAAAATTGTTCACTTTTTATAAGTTCAACTTCTTCTTTTGTCATTTTTATTCTTGAAGTATCATCTAAAAACTCTTTCAAGTTTTCTTTAGAAATTTCAGTAGTTATATCTATGGGTACTAAATCTCTTTCTAAAAAACTAACTCCTTCAATAAAAGCTGCACCTTTAGATAAGTTATATACTTCCAAACTTGTTTGACTAGATAAATACTTTCCTAAGCTCATAGCAGATTGATAAAACTGTCTTGTAGTTAAAACTTCTTCTTTGTAGTTACCTTTAACTTTTATGATATCAGCATTTAAATCAAAAGTACTTTTTTCTAAAGATGATTTAAAGTTGTTTAAATCATATTTACTGCTAGTACTTGAAGAGCCAGAGATGTGGGTTTCTCCTGTTTCTTGATTTAAAGCAAAATCAATACCTAAAAGATATAACTTAGAAACACCTAAATATTGTAATATAGCACAAGTTACTTCCCCGATACTAAATCCTTTAGGAGAAATATTATCTATGAAAAAAGGATAATCTAATGCATAAAGATAAGTATTGTCTTTTTCAAATTGTTCTAATACATTAAAGTGAGTATGAATTGCAGCAATTAATGGAATATCTCCAAGTTTTTGTACATATTTTTTATCACTAAATTGTTTATCATATATTATTTTTGAAGCATCTAAACTTGTTACTAAATCTATTTTTATATTATTATCAATCAGTTTTTTATAAGAAGCTCCCATTGCAATTATAAAAAAAGCATTTTGATTATCTTTAATCCAATCTATATTTTCATCTAAAGAAGGTCCTGCTCCTAAAAATAAAACTTGTTTATCATCAAAATACTTTAATTTATTTTCTTTCAATAGAGTTAATATTTTATAATTATTAACTCTATGGAATGAATCTTTAGCTTGTTTAAATAGACTCATGATATAGTTAAATCCTGTTGGACTATTCTCAATTATAGAATTAAAAACCTTATCAAAATAATCTTCAGAATTATAATTTGTAGCATAATATTTCATTGCTGCATTGTATTTATACTCATTAGTAAAAAACTTTTTAAAGCTATTATTAAAACTTATATCATCTTCCATTATCGAGAAAACAACTGTTCTTTCATTTTCTACTAGTAAAGTATAATCAAATACAAAAAGTGAAAGTCTAAATATTTCTAAATTATGTTCACATACAAAAAAATGTTTAGGATTATGTTTTTTCACAATTGATAAAATATGTCTTCCTAAAAGAGTACCTAGAAAAACAAATTTATTTATTTTCTTATAATTCTTCTTATCCACATTTAATAAATTATCTTCTAAAATATTGGTAAATTCTTGTATCTCATTTAAAACTACCTTAACCGTATCAATAGAAGAGTCTAAGTTTAGATTATCATAATCAGTCTTTTCTAAAGCATGTTTTTTAAAATAAAAATTATTCAATGTAAAAAATTCAGATTTGCTATCAAGCTTAATACTATTTGCTGCTAAATTATTAAATCTTTTGGATTTTCTTTTATATAAATATTCACCTGTTCTTGAATCAAAAATATCAAAATCACCACACTCTTTTATAAATTCTAAGAAATATCTCTCTTTATACTCACCTTTCTCTATACTCTCAGATAAACCTACCAAACGATTGTATAAAGGATTGTCATACTCACTAAAAAATGCTAGATTTGCTAAAAAAGTTGTAACTAAAGCATTTTGAAGCTGTTCCTGTGCTTGTTCTTCATTCATTTTTTTACCTTTATAAAATTTATTATATTTTTAAAATCATTTTGAAATAATTCATTAGCTTTATTTTCATTAAACTCTTTTAAATAGTAATACCAAGGTAAAACTAACTTAAAATATTTATTCAAAATTTGTATTAAAAGAGATGATTCATTTTTCTTCAAACTATTAAAGTTATTGTATATACTAGATAATTCTAATTTCTCAAACTTTTCTAAAACTGATAAGTCATCATTAATTATTTTATTTTCTAATTCCGATAAATGATTTTTTGAAATATCTAATAAAGTTAAATGAATCTCTTCTTTTGCCAACTCTTTATTTAAAACTTCATTTAAGAAACATTTTTTTACTTCAAGTGGTTTTATTCCAGGAAGAAAGGCTCCATTAGAAAGATTAAATGCTTCTATGACATAATTATCTTTAATTTCATCAAAACATTCAATCATTCCTTTAAAGTGAGATGTAGTATTTACAAACTCTTTAAAATTACCAGCTACTTTTATTAAATGTGTTTCAGAATTAATCTTATCATCATTTATTATATCAAACTTTTTAAATTCTTTAATATCATCATTTGTTGAATGACTTTTGCCTTTCTTTGCATCAACACAAGCATCAAAACCTAATAAATAAATATTTTTCACTCCAAGTTTTAAAAGAATTGAATACCCTATATTCCCTACATTTACACCTGTGTTTACTCCAGTGTTATCAAATATCTCTAAAGCATCATTAAATAAAAATATGTTTTCTTTTGGTAATAACTCTACTACCTTTTCATCTGTTTTATTAGATAAGAGAACTATAGAATTTTTATAATATTTATCATCTACGTTGAATTGTTCTTTTATGATTTCACTACTATCAGAACTAATTATAATATCTGGTATAATTTCATTCTGTTCTAATATTTTAAGAACTGCGGCTACACAAACTATCAGAAACTTATTTTGGTTTTCAACTATAAAATCAATATTTTCCTTTAATGATAGTCCACCACCTAGAAATAGAACATTTTGATTTTCTAATATTTTATGATTTTGATTTAATTTTAAAAGTCTATATCCATTTTGAAGATATTTTATTCCCCTTAGATAACTAATTAAATACTCAGAAAAGGGGTAATTTAATTCATTTTTTTGTAAAAATAGATTTGATAATTCTTCTACTAAATAAATTTCATTTTTTGAAGCAACTTCAAATTTTATTTTGTGATTATCCTCAAATTTATAATTCAGAAAATCATCTATAATAGATGATTTATTTTCTTCATTAATACAAAAAAAGAGTTTTTTATTTCTTGATAATTCTTCATAATCATTTAAAAACATTGATAATCTAAATATTTCTAAACTATCTTCAACTATTAAGAATGTTTTGAACTCTGTTTTGTTTACAATTTCACTAATATGAAATCCTAAAATAGAACCTAAGAAAATGAATTTTTCATTAGGCTGAATATTTTTTCCATCAATTTTTTCAATATATCTATTTAATATTTTATACGGGTCAATTCTTTCATCATAAGATTTTCTTAATTCATATTTTGAATCTAATTTTATTAATAAAAAGTTACTCTCACTAGATAGATTATTAACTCTATGTTCTGCATCAAAATATGGATCACAATTATATGTTAGATTTCTATTTGAATCAACTAATTCAAAGTGATTATTTATAAATTCTATTTCATATTTAAAAACATTTTGTTCTTCAAGTTTTAAGATTTTTTCATAAAGTGAAGGATAACAATTTATAAAAAAATTTATATTTTTTTTATAAATTGCCATCATAGTATTTTGAATTTCAGCTAATTCAATTTCAGTCATTATCAGCCTTACTTTTCATTAATTCATTTGCGATAATAAAATCTAATTTTTCATCAATATCAATAGAAACATCATTTTCCATAATATAAGCAAATATATTTTCTTTTAGAAAAAAGCCTTTATTTTCTAAAAACTTTGAAGTATTACAAATATAAATAGCTCCATTTAATCTAAAATAATTGGGTAAATCTTGACTTCTTTTATTTAAAACCTCATCACTTAAAAAACTAATCATACTTAAATCATCATCTAAAGTATTAGACCATAAAGGAGAGTGTTCCATCTTACAAACACTAATAACAGCATCAGCATTCTTTTTTTCTAATAATTTAATTGCTTCATCTATATGTTTTTCATTTCTAAGTGGACTTGTAGGCTGAAGTAACACTACATATTCATACTCTTTCATATTTTCAATTGTGTGTTTTAAAGTGTCAAAAGTAGTTGCAGTATCACTTGCAAATTCTTGTGGTCTTTTTATAGTTTTTGCATTTGATTCTTTTGCAATTTCTAATATCTCTTCATCATCACTACTTACTACAACATCAGATATATACTTACTTTTTAAACCAGCCTCAATACTCCATACAATCAAAGGTTTGCCACTTAAATCTAAAACATTTTTTCTAGGTAGTCTTTTACTCCCACCTCGAGCAGGAATAATTGCTAAAAATTTATTTCTCACTAAATATCCTAAAGTATTCACTTTGAGCTTGTTCAAAATCACTCATTCTTCCGATATCTAACCAATATTCATGAATAGGAAATGATGAAACCTTTTTTTGTTTTTCGATTAAAATATTAAAAAGTGTAGGCATATCAAAAAATTCATTTTCAGGAATATCATTAAATACACTCGGAGATAAAACATAAATACCTGCATTTACAAAAAACTTCTGAATAGGTTTTTCTACAATAGATGTAATATCACTGTCTTTCGTTTGAATAACTCCATATGGAACTTGATACTCATACTCTCTAACACACATTGTTGCAGTTGAATTTCCAAATGAGTGAAAATCTAAAAGATGAGAGAAGTTAACATCAGTTAAAAGGTCTCCATTCATGACAAAAAATGGCTCATGTGGATTTTCTTTTAGTAAACTAAGTGCTCCAGCTGTTCCAAGTCTTTTATTCTCTTCAACATAATCAATATTAACCCCAAAATCACTTCCATCACCAAAGTAATCTTTAATCATATCACCCTTGTAATTTAAACTTATAGTAATATTTACAAACCCATGTTCTGCAAAATTTCTTATAATTGTTTCTAGTATCGGTTTATTCCCTACTTTTAATAAAGGTTTTGGAATATCATCTGTTAACGGTCTAAGTCTAGTACCTAAACCTCCTGCCATCAGAATTACTTTATTTCTTTTTTTTGTAATATTTAGCAATGTTGCTAAATTAACAATATCAACTAATTTATTATTTTCATCAACTAAAGGAATTTGATAAACTTGATTCATAATCGCTTTTTGAATAATTTTATCTTTACTTTCAGTATGAAGTGCTGTTGTTGGATTTTTATAATATAAACTTTCAATACTGTCATCTAAAGTTTTACCATTGAGTAAACCTCTTCTAATATCTCCATCAGACAAAGTCCCTAAAAGTCGATGTTCTTCATCAACCACTAAAGCAATTCTGATTGCACCAGTATCAATAATCTTCAATGCCTCTTTAATCGTATTATTTTGATTAACTAATAACCCAGCTATATTTTTCATTGAATTTCCTTTATGTCATGAAAGTTCTTTATTAAGATATTATCAAAATTAAATTTCTTTATTATATTGATTATTTCTTTACTTGGCAAATTATTCCCATATGGATTCTCAGTATCTTTAACTATCTTCCTAAAATTATCACTATAAATATTATTAATTGCTTTTAATATTTCTTCTTTTTGAGCTTTACAATCAATTACGCTACTTACTTTTCGTCTACCTTTTTGTCTATCTCCAATATTGATTGTAGCTATTCTAAAACTTGGGGCTTCAAGTAAACCACTTGAACTATTTCCAACAACAGTATCTACATATTGCAATGCACTTAAATATCTAAGTTGTCCTAATGATGTAAAAGCAATTGAGTTTGAATTCGTTAACACATATTTATCAATCATTTGATTTATAATTTTACCATCAGTATCACTATTTGCTTTTGTAAATATAATGTTCGTTTCTTCTAATTCATCAATTGCATCTATTAACTCTTGAAACTGTTCTTTTGAAGTTTGATTTGATAATGTTTCAGGATGAAAAGTAATAAGTAAATTCTTCTTATTTAATTTAAAATCAACAGATTTTTCAAACTCTTCTTTACTTAAAAGTTTTAATCTTTTTATATTTTCAATTCCC
This genomic interval carries:
- a CDS encoding 6-hydroxymethylpterin diphosphokinase MptE-like protein, giving the protein MNEEQAQEQLQNALVTTFLANLAFFSEYDNPLYNRLVGLSESIEKGEYKERYFLEFIKECGDFDIFDSRTGEYLYKRKSKRFNNLAANSIKLDSKSEFFTLNNFYFKKHALEKTDYDNLNLDSSIDTVKVVLNEIQEFTNILEDNLLNVDKKNYKKINKFVFLGTLLGRHILSIVKKHNPKHFFVCEHNLEIFRLSLFVFDYTLLVENERTVVFSIMEDDISFNNSFKKFFTNEYKYNAAMKYYATNYNSEDYFDKVFNSIIENSPTGFNYIMSLFKQAKDSFHRVNNYKILTLLKENKLKYFDDKQVLFLGAGPSLDENIDWIKDNQNAFFIIAMGASYKKLIDNNIKIDLVTSLDASKIIYDKQFSDKKYVQKLGDIPLIAAIHTHFNVLEQFEKDNTYLYALDYPFFIDNISPKGFSIGEVTCAILQYLGVSKLYLLGIDFALNQETGETHISGSSSTSSKYDLNNFKSSLEKSTFDLNADIIKVKGNYKEEVLTTRQFYQSAMSLGKYLSSQTSLEVYNLSKGAAFIEGVSFLERDLVPIDITTEISKENLKEFLDDTSRIKMTKEEVELIKSEQFYLETFLVEFDKLKYFEINNFEHFEKTYLSLSEKLYSNIPFNSSFIKIIFSRYYSTIVPYLYYHFNDKFLKNEKNKMKEIRKVFEIQLRRLIDFYIEFLNTIDKK
- a CDS encoding 6-hydroxymethylpterin diphosphokinase MptE-like protein; translated protein: MTEIELAEIQNTMMAIYKKNINFFINCYPSLYEKILKLEEQNVFKYEIEFINNHFELVDSNRNLTYNCDPYFDAEHRVNNLSSESNFLLIKLDSKYELRKSYDERIDPYKILNRYIEKIDGKNIQPNEKFIFLGSILGFHISEIVNKTEFKTFLIVEDSLEIFRLSMFLNDYEELSRNKKLFFCINEENKSSIIDDFLNYKFEDNHKIKFEVASKNEIYLVEELSNLFLQKNELNYPFSEYLISYLRGIKYLQNGYRLLKLNQNHKILENQNVLFLGGGLSLKENIDFIVENQNKFLIVCVAAVLKILEQNEIIPDIIISSDSSEIIKEQFNVDDKYYKNSIVLLSNKTDEKVVELLPKENIFLFNDALEIFDNTGVNTGVNVGNIGYSILLKLGVKNIYLLGFDACVDAKKGKSHSTNDDIKEFKKFDIINDDKINSETHLIKVAGNFKEFVNTTSHFKGMIECFDEIKDNYVIEAFNLSNGAFLPGIKPLEVKKCFLNEVLNKELAKEEIHLTLLDISKNHLSELENKIINDDLSVLEKFEKLELSSIYNNFNSLKKNESSLLIQILNKYFKLVLPWYYYLKEFNENKANELFQNDFKNIINFIKVKK
- a CDS encoding cytidylyltransferase domain-containing protein, which translates into the protein MRNKFLAIIPARGGSKRLPRKNVLDLSGKPLIVWSIEAGLKSKYISDVVVSSDDEEILEIAKESNAKTIKRPQEFASDTATTFDTLKHTIENMKEYEYVVLLQPTSPLRNEKHIDEAIKLLEKKNADAVISVCKMEHSPLWSNTLDDDLSMISFLSDEVLNKRSQDLPNYFRLNGAIYICNTSKFLENKGFFLKENIFAYIMENDVSIDIDEKLDFIIANELMKSKADND
- a CDS encoding nucleotidyltransferase family protein — protein: MKNIAGLLVNQNNTIKEALKIIDTGAIRIALVVDEEHRLLGTLSDGDIRRGLLNGKTLDDSIESLYYKNPTTALHTESKDKIIQKAIMNQVYQIPLVDENNKLVDIVNLATLLNITKKRNKVILMAGGLGTRLRPLTDDIPKPLLKVGNKPILETIIRNFAEHGFVNITISLNYKGDMIKDYFGDGSDFGVNIDYVEENKRLGTAGALSLLKENPHEPFFVMNGDLLTDVNFSHLLDFHSFGNSTATMCVREYEYQVPYGVIQTKDSDITSIVEKPIQKFFVNAGIYVLSPSVFNDIPENEFFDMPTLFNILIEKQKKVSSFPIHEYWLDIGRMSDFEQAQSEYFRIFSEK
- the neuC gene encoding UDP-N-acetylglucosamine 2-epimerase, translating into MVKICVATGTRAEYGLLYWLLKEIQNDEDLQLQLVVTGTHLEEEFGLTVKEIEKEFKIDSKINLELKDDSKLGIANSMALAQIGFTQTFLDLSPDLIILLGDRYEIFVAASSALICKIPIAHIHGGEVTQGAYDDAFRHSITKMSHLHFTATEEYKNRVIQLGEEPDRVFNVGGMGIENIKRLKLLSKEEFEKSVDFKLNKKNLLITFHPETLSNQTSKEQFQELIDAIDELEETNIIFTKANSDTDGKIINQMIDKYVLTNSNSIAFTSLGQLRYLSALQYVDTVVGNSSSGLLEAPSFRIATINIGDRQKGRRKVSSVIDCKAQKEEILKAINNIYSDNFRKIVKDTENPYGNNLPSKEIINIIKKFNFDNILIKNFHDIKEIQ